The genomic segment TGACGGCGAGCACGTCGCTCACGCGGCATCCGGCGCCGACGCGGACCGTCCGGCGTTCGGCGTCGAGTTCGACGGCGGTCAGCGACGACAGGTCGACCACCAGACCGCCGTCGACGAGTGCGCTCCCCGTGACGTGGTGGCCGCCGCCGCGGACGGCGAGTCGCAGGTCGTGGTCGCGGGCGAAGCGTACGGCGGCCGCGGCGTCCGCCGTCGAGGCGACGCGGACGACGAACGCCGGGTAGCGGTCGACGCGACCGTTCCAGAGCGTTCGGACGTCGTCGTAGGACGCGTCCGTCGGCGTCACCACGTCGCCGGTGACGGCGGCGCGGAGTTCGGCGACGAGCGACGGGTCGGGGGTGGGTGTGACGGTGCTCACGGGTGGTCGGACTGGTGATTCCCAGTACGTGCCGGGAGGACGCTCGCTCGGGAGATAAAGGTAGATTGACACTCCGTGACCGACGGCGGGACGCCGCCCGCGTCGGACGCCCCCGTCAGTCGTACCCGAACCGCCGTATCACCGCTCTGCGGTGTCGTCCGCGTCGACCACCGCTCGGCCGCGCCCGAACCGCCGCGTCTTCGCTTCGCTCAGATGCGACCGTCCGTCACTAATCGTGACGGAAACACCGCGTCTTCGCTTCGCTCCGACGCGAGCGTCCGTCACTAATCGTGACGGAAGCGCCGAAAGACTCACTCGCGCTCGTCTTTCGAGCTTCAGACACGCTTTCGCTTCGCTCAATCGTGACGGAAGCACCGCCGTCCGGTGAACGCCATCGCGATGCCGCGTTCGTCGGCGGCGGCGACGACGTCCTCGTCGTTCACCGACCCGCCGGGCTGAATCACGGCTTCGATACCGGCCTCGGCGGCCACCTCGATGCCGTCCGGGAACGGGAAGAACGCGTCGGAGGCCATCACGGCGCCCGCCGGTCCCTTCCCCTCCGCGTGCTCTTCGGCCTTCATCGCGGCGAGTTTGACGGCGTCCACGCGGGACACCTGTCCCATGCCGACGCCCACCGTCTCGGTGCCCGCGGCGAACAGGATGCCGTTGGACTTCACGTGCTTCAGCACCTTCCACGCGAACAGCATCGTCTCCAGTTGCTCGTCGGTGGGTTCGGTCTCCGTGACGATTTCGAGGTCGTCCACGGTCGGCGCCCACAGGTCGCGTTCCTGCACGAGGCGGCCGCCGACGAGGGGTTTCTCGGTCAAGCGGTCGGTTCGCTCGCCGAGTTCGCCCACGTCGAGGACGCGGAGGTTCTGTTTCCCGGTGAGGACGTCGAGGGCGGCGTCGGTGTAGCCCGGCGCGACGACGACTTCCTTGAACGAGTCGACTATCTGTTCGGCCGTCTCGGCGTCGCACTCGCGGTTGAGCGCGACGATGCCGCCGAACGCGCTCATCGGGTCCGTCGAGAGCGCTCGCTCGTAGGCCTCCGCGAGGGAGTCGGCGGTGGCACAGCCCGCGGGGTTGGTGTGCTTGATGACCGCCGCGGCGGGTTCGTCGAACTCCTTGACGAGGTTCAGGGCGCCGTCGGCGTCGTTGTAGTTGTTGTACGACAGCGCCTTCGCTCCCTCGTTCAGTTGGGGCGCGCGGACGACGGACGCCTCCTCGCAGGCGTCGTCGGCGTAGACGGCGGCGTCCTGGTGCGGGTTCTCGCCGTACCGCAGTTCGGTCACTCGGTCGTCGGAGACGAGGCGGCGTTCGGGGAAGTCCCCGCCGTCGTCGCCCTCGACGGTCACCGAGTCGTCCGACACGTCGAGGCGGCCCTCGGCGAACCAGCGGACTGCACGGGGGTAGGCCGTGAACTCGGCCTCGTGGAGGACGCGGTCTTTCAGCGACGCCTCGTCGTCGCTCTCGTAGACGGGGACCGACTCCTGCGTGACGATGGGGCCGTCGTCCACCGCCTCGGTGACGACGTGGACGGTACAGCCGGTCATCCGGACGCCGGCGTCGAGCACCTGTTCGTGCGCGTCCGTGCCGGGGAACGAGGGGAGCAGCGACGGGTGGACGTTGAGCGTGGTGGGCGCCTCGTCGACGAACGTCTCCGTCAGGACGCGCATGTAGCCGTCCAGACAGACCAGGTCGAAGTCGTAACTCGACAGGCGGTCGAGGATGCGCCGTTCGTGGGACTCCCGGGACTCCTCGGCCTCGCGTTCGACGACTTCCGTCGGGATGCCCCGTTCGGCCGCCGCGTCGAGGACGGGCGCGCCCTCCTCGTTCGACAGGACGACGGCGAGTTCGGCGCCGCCGGGTGTCCGCTCGTCGATGTGCAGGAGGTTCCGCCCGCGATTGCTCGCCAGACCGGCAATCTTGGTCATGTGAGAACAGCCACGGGCCGGGAGAAAAACAGTTGCGGTATTCGCGGGGTAGATATGCACGTTCGAGGATACAAACGGCGCATTATTCCCGCGAAAACCGACGAGGTATGCACGAGAGTGGGATACGCCATCGATACGCTTTTGGAGCGCCCACGGGCATCCTCGCGCATGGACGACCTCTCCCGCTCGGACCCGCTCGCCGCCGTGTCGCCGCTGGACGGCCGATACGCCGGTCGAACCGCACCCCTCGTCCCGTACGCCAGCGAGGCCGCGTTGATGCGCGCCCGCGTCCGGGTCGAAGCCGAGTATCTCGTCGCTCTCGCGGACCTCGACGCGACGCCGCTCACCCTCTCGGACGCCGAACGCGAGACGGTTCGCGACCTGTACGAGTCGTTCGACGGCGACGACGCCCGCCTCGTCAAGCGCCTCGAAACCGAGGGCGCGGCGGGGTACTCGGCGACGAACCACGACGTGAAGGCCGTCGAGTACTTCGTCCGGACGGAGACGCCCGAACGCGTCCACCCGTGGATTCACTTCGGACTCACGAGCGAGGACGTGAACAACCTCGCACACCGCCTGCTGGTCAAGCCGGCCGTCGAGGATGTTCTCGCCCCCGCCGTCGCGGACGTCAGCGACGAACTCGCGTCGCTGGCGCGCGAGTACCGCGCGACGCCGATGCTCGCGCGCACGCACGGTCAGCCCGCGACGCCGACGACGTTCGGCAAGGAGATGGCCGTCTACGCCGCCCGCCTCGGCCGGCAACTCGGCCGGGTGAAGGAGGCCGCCGCCGGCCTGTCGGGGAAACTCGCGGGCGCGTCGGGGACGTACGCCGCGCACGTCGCCGCGTACCCCGACGTGGACTGGCGCGCGTTCTCCCGGTCGTTCGTCGGCGGACTCGGATTGGAACACACCGCGCTGACGACGCAGGTGAACCCCTGCGACGACCTCGCGGCCCTGTTCGACGCGCTCCGCGGCGTCAACAACGTCCTCCTCGATTTGGACCGCGACGTGTGGCTGTACGTCTCCCAGCGCTACCTCGGGCAGGAGGCCGCCGCGGGCGAGACGGGGTCGTCGACGATGCCGCACAAGGTCAACCCCATCGACTTCGAGAACAGCGAGGGCAACCTCTCGAAGGCGAACGCCGACCTGACGTTCCTCGCGGACTACGTGACGAACTCCCGACTCCAGCGCGACTTGTCGGACTCGACGGTCAAGCGGAACGTCGGCGCGGCGTTCGCTCACTGTCTCATCGGCTACGGGAAGACGGCGGCGGGCCTCGACAAGGTGGTTCCCAACGAGCAGGTGATGCGCGAGGAACTGGACGCCCACCCGGAACTCGTCGGCGAGGCGGTGCAGACAATCCTCCGGCGCGAGGGCGACACGGAGGCCTACGAACGGGTGAAGCAACTCACCCGCGGCCGCGACGTGACGCTCGAAGACTTCCGCGACCTGTTCGACGAACTCGACGTGAGCGAGTCGGTCCGCGACGAACTGCGGGCGCTCTCGCCCGCGACGTACGTGGGCCTGGGCGACGAACTCGTGGACGACCTGTAGACGCGGCTCCCGACTCGAAATCGGGCTACAGACGCGGCTCCGCGGCTTTTCTCTGCCTCTCCGGGGCGAAAACTGGCACGGGTAGCGGTGAGCGCCGACACGTTCGGGCTGGACAGACTGTGATTGAGCGCGTGTACGTCGTGGGCTGGCACGACGGGGCGCTCACCGTGTTCAATGCTTTACTCATGATAGAATAAATCTTTTGGTGGGGTGGGTACTACCGACAGTACATGAGAGCTATCGCAGTGAAGAAGGGGGAGAGACGACCGGTCCTCGTTGACAAGCCGCGGCCGGACCCGTCGGCGGGTCAGGCCCTCGTTCGCACCCTCCGCGTGGGCGTCGACGGAACCGACCACGAGGTCATCTCCGGGGGACACGGGGGGTTCCCCGAGGGAGAGGACCACCTCGTCCTCGGTCACGAGGCCGTCGGGGTCGTCGAGGACCCGAACGGGACCCGCTTCGAGGCCGGCGACGTGGTCGTCCCGACGGTCCGGCGCCCGCCGAACGGCGGCAACGAGTACTTCGAGCGTGGCGAACCCGACATGGCGCCGGAGGGGATGTACCACGAACGCGGAATCGTCGGCGACCACGGCTTCATGGCCGAGTACTTCGTCAGCCACGAGGACTACCTCGTGAAGGTTCCCGAGGCGATGGCGGACCTCGGCTTCCTCGTCGAACCCGTCTCCATCGCCGAGAAGGCAGTCGAACTCGCGTACGCCTCGCGGTCGAGTTTCACGTGGGAGCCCGAGTCGGCCATCGTCCTCGGTAACGGCAGTCTCGGCCTCCTGACGCTGGCGCTTCTGCGCGACAAACTCGACTACGAACGCCTCTACTGCCTCGGCCGCCGGGACCGGCCGGACCCGACCATCGACGTGATGGAGGAACTCGGCGCGACGTACGTCGACTCCCGGCAGACGCCCGTCTCCGCCGTCGCCGACGAGTTCGAACCGATGGACTTCGTCTTCGAGGCGACGGGGTACGCGAAGCACGCCTTCGAGAGCATCTACGCGCTGGCACCGAACGGCGTCGCCGCCCTCCTCGGCGTCCCCGGGTCGTGGGAGTTCGAGGTGGACGGCGGCGAGATACACCGGGAGATAGTGCTGCACAACAAGAGCGTCGTCGGCAGCGTCAACTCCCACGTCAAGCACTTCGAGTCGGCGGTGGACACCCTCGCGGAGTTCCCCGAGTGGTTCACCGACGCACTCGTCACCGGCGTCTACGACTTGGACGAGTTCGCGGCGGCATTCGAAGACGACGACACCACTATAAAAACCGCCGTACAATTCAGCACGTATGAAGAACGTCGATGACCTCATCGCGAGTGCGGCCGAACTCGCGGACCGAGGTCTGTCGAAAGGTGAGATCGCCGACGAACTGAACGTCTCTCGCGAGACGGCGAGTTGGCTCGTGGACCGAAGCGGCG from the Halogeometricum rufum genome contains:
- a CDS encoding glucose 1-dehydrogenase yields the protein MRAIAVKKGERRPVLVDKPRPDPSAGQALVRTLRVGVDGTDHEVISGGHGGFPEGEDHLVLGHEAVGVVEDPNGTRFEAGDVVVPTVRRPPNGGNEYFERGEPDMAPEGMYHERGIVGDHGFMAEYFVSHEDYLVKVPEAMADLGFLVEPVSIAEKAVELAYASRSSFTWEPESAIVLGNGSLGLLTLALLRDKLDYERLYCLGRRDRPDPTIDVMEELGATYVDSRQTPVSAVADEFEPMDFVFEATGYAKHAFESIYALAPNGVAALLGVPGSWEFEVDGGEIHREIVLHNKSVVGSVNSHVKHFESAVDTLAEFPEWFTDALVTGVYDLDEFAAAFEDDDTTIKTAVQFSTYEERR
- the purB gene encoding adenylosuccinate lyase, with the translated sequence MDDLSRSDPLAAVSPLDGRYAGRTAPLVPYASEAALMRARVRVEAEYLVALADLDATPLTLSDAERETVRDLYESFDGDDARLVKRLETEGAAGYSATNHDVKAVEYFVRTETPERVHPWIHFGLTSEDVNNLAHRLLVKPAVEDVLAPAVADVSDELASLAREYRATPMLARTHGQPATPTTFGKEMAVYAARLGRQLGRVKEAAAGLSGKLAGASGTYAAHVAAYPDVDWRAFSRSFVGGLGLEHTALTTQVNPCDDLAALFDALRGVNNVLLDLDRDVWLYVSQRYLGQEAAAGETGSSTMPHKVNPIDFENSEGNLSKANADLTFLADYVTNSRLQRDLSDSTVKRNVGAAFAHCLIGYGKTAAGLDKVVPNEQVMREELDAHPELVGEAVQTILRREGDTEAYERVKQLTRGRDVTLEDFRDLFDELDVSESVRDELRALSPATYVGLGDELVDDL
- the purH gene encoding bifunctional phosphoribosylaminoimidazolecarboxamide formyltransferase/IMP cyclohydrolase, encoding MTKIAGLASNRGRNLLHIDERTPGGAELAVVLSNEEGAPVLDAAAERGIPTEVVEREAEESRESHERRILDRLSSYDFDLVCLDGYMRVLTETFVDEAPTTLNVHPSLLPSFPGTDAHEQVLDAGVRMTGCTVHVVTEAVDDGPIVTQESVPVYESDDEASLKDRVLHEAEFTAYPRAVRWFAEGRLDVSDDSVTVEGDDGGDFPERRLVSDDRVTELRYGENPHQDAAVYADDACEEASVVRAPQLNEGAKALSYNNYNDADGALNLVKEFDEPAAAVIKHTNPAGCATADSLAEAYERALSTDPMSAFGGIVALNRECDAETAEQIVDSFKEVVVAPGYTDAALDVLTGKQNLRVLDVGELGERTDRLTEKPLVGGRLVQERDLWAPTVDDLEIVTETEPTDEQLETMLFAWKVLKHVKSNGILFAAGTETVGVGMGQVSRVDAVKLAAMKAEEHAEGKGPAGAVMASDAFFPFPDGIEVAAEAGIEAVIQPGGSVNDEDVVAAADERGIAMAFTGRRCFRHD